In one window of Mytilus galloprovincialis chromosome 6, xbMytGall1.hap1.1, whole genome shotgun sequence DNA:
- the LOC143079907 gene encoding lipopolysaccharide-binding protein-like: MCGIIQDLIDKNVQESLSTIKVEVQLGEFLILDYRLLAAPTVTSEYIEADLKGEIFWKSVKSEAPFAPPAMATITDNKKMVYITLSEYIFNTMFYQAHKHNMLVFNLTSQNIKSKDDALNTTCTDICIGKLIPQIGKSFPNSKVELHMKSSKPPVTSITDGNLGVAAQGDIDLYARKPDKTLHHLFQIVGTGSIAVKLTINETVIHGSVEDMKIKLNVSKSSIGPVNEKALQFLVDSAIKTTITPMLNDLGTKGFPMPSTDNLKLNQFDFKLLQNTMLIETNLKYIPEPTKIKSTVLKFIPRAQFKSINNV, from the exons ATGTGTGGTATAATACAAGATCTCATCGACAAGAATGTACAAGAAAGTCTATCGACTataaaag TGGAGGTACAGCTTGGAGAATTCCTTATTTTGGACTATAGACTTCTTGCAGCGCCAACTGTTACTTCTGAATATATCGAAGCTGATTTGAAa ggagaaatattttggaaaagtGTTAAGTCTGAAGCACCATTTGCACCGCCTGCCATGGCAACTATTACAGACAACAAGAAGATGGTTTATATCACACTATCAGAATATATCTTCAATACCATGTTTTACCAGGCACACAAACACAATATGCTGGTGTTTAACCTGACTTCACAAAAC ATTAAATCTAAGGATGACGCACTAAACACAACCTGTACGGATATTTGTATTGGTAAACTTATTCCACAG ATCGGGAAATCATTTCCTAACAGTAAGGTAGAGCTACACATGAAAAGTTCAAAACCACCGGTAACCAGTATAACTGATGGTAATTTAGGGGTTGCAGCACAAGGAGACATCGATCTGTATGCtagaaaaccagataaaactCTGCATCATTTATTCCAAATTGTCGGG ACTGGGTCGATAGCTGTAAAACTAACGATAAATGAAACAGTCATTCATGGATCTGTGGAGGATATGAA AATAAAGTTAAATGTTTCAAAGTCTTCTATTGGACCTGTAAAT GAAAAAGCTTTACAGTTCCTAGTAGACAGTGCTATCAAAACAACAATAACACCTATGTTAAATG ATCTTGGAACCAAAGGCTTCCCAATGCCGTCGacagataatttaaaattaaaccagtttgattttaaacttttacag aatacAATGCTGATTGAAACCAATCTGAAGTACATACCTGAACCTACAAAAATCAAATCGACTGTTTTGAAATTTATCCCGAGAGCTCAATTCAAGTCAATAAACAATGTTTAA